One region of Mycolicibacterium rhodesiae NBB3 genomic DNA includes:
- the nthB gene encoding nitrile hydratase subunit beta: MKLQHYLGGLEGLPEPLNLEKRVFVEDWEERIFGIHVAMMGLSNHLGSALPQYPIDDVPTAFKDEWTWASLRTGAEAMNPFDYFKFRYYEKWLGGITQFFVDQGYITEHELSSRQAELADAPAATADGTSAIDDQVVEYLRKGDSPRRDVAHPKFAVGDRVRITNVPAAAHTRLPGYLRAREGTIERIFEGDYGYFVHTGDGIGDPMPIYIVAFSPDELFGERAEGGPLTIYAELFEAYLEGVR; the protein is encoded by the coding sequence ATGAAACTGCAGCACTATCTCGGCGGTCTGGAAGGGCTGCCCGAACCGCTGAACCTCGAGAAGCGGGTGTTCGTCGAGGACTGGGAAGAACGGATCTTCGGCATTCACGTGGCGATGATGGGACTGTCCAACCATCTCGGGTCTGCGTTGCCGCAGTACCCGATCGACGATGTGCCGACGGCGTTCAAGGACGAGTGGACATGGGCGAGCCTGCGCACCGGCGCGGAGGCGATGAACCCCTTCGACTACTTCAAGTTCCGCTACTACGAGAAGTGGCTCGGCGGCATCACGCAGTTCTTCGTCGACCAGGGCTACATCACCGAGCACGAGTTGTCCTCGCGGCAGGCCGAATTGGCGGACGCTCCGGCGGCAACCGCGGACGGCACGAGCGCCATCGACGACCAGGTGGTCGAATACCTGCGCAAGGGTGACAGTCCGCGCCGCGACGTCGCTCATCCGAAGTTCGCAGTCGGTGATCGGGTTCGGATCACCAACGTGCCCGCGGCGGCGCATACCCGGTTGCCCGGTTATCTGCGGGCGCGCGAAGGCACCATCGAGCGGATCTTCGAAGGTGACTACGGCTACTTCGTGCACACCGGCGACGGTATCGGCGATCCGATGCCCATCTACATCGTTGCCTTCTCCCCCGATGAACTGTTCGGCGAACGTGCTGAGGGGGGACCACTGACGATCTATGCGGAGCTGTTCGAGGCGTACCTGGAAGGAGTTCGATGA
- a CDS encoding TetR/AcrR family transcriptional regulator, producing the protein MATRVAKRTQAQRTEATTAALVDAARELFARDGYEATSLDAVAARAGMTKGAVYHHFDGKRQLFEAVFSREIDRMTTPLATAYTRKKDPWDAFKAASRAFLDECLDPGLQRIVLLDAPAAIGWEGIRRLEAPLLDMMELAISRAVDAGRIAARPPGPLAHFLFGATCEVAMIVARADDQRTAQRQALAEIGRVLDSLAIDQ; encoded by the coding sequence GTGGCGACACGGGTAGCCAAACGTACTCAGGCGCAGCGCACCGAGGCGACGACCGCTGCGCTCGTCGACGCCGCGCGCGAACTGTTCGCACGCGACGGCTATGAGGCGACGTCGCTCGATGCGGTGGCGGCGCGCGCCGGCATGACGAAGGGTGCCGTCTACCACCACTTCGACGGTAAGCGGCAGCTGTTCGAGGCCGTGTTCAGCCGCGAAATCGACCGTATGACGACTCCCCTCGCGACCGCCTACACCCGCAAGAAGGACCCGTGGGACGCCTTCAAGGCCGCGAGCCGCGCCTTCCTCGACGAATGTCTGGACCCCGGACTGCAGCGCATCGTCCTGCTGGATGCACCCGCGGCGATCGGCTGGGAGGGTATCCGCCGGCTCGAGGCCCCGCTGCTGGACATGATGGAACTGGCGATCTCCCGTGCGGTGGACGCCGGACGCATCGCCGCGCGACCGCCCGGCCCGCTCGCTCACTTCCTCTTCGGTGCGACCTGCGAGGTGGCGATGATCGTGGCGCGGGCCGACGACCAGAGGACCGCGCAGCGGCAGGCCCTCGCCGAGATCGGCCGCGTCCTGGACAGCCTGGCGATCGATCAGTGA
- a CDS encoding shikimate kinase, with the protein MAPKAVLIGLPGSGKSTIGRRLAKAMNLTLLDTDAAIEETTGRTIADIFATDGEEEFRRIEENVIRSALKTHDGVLSLGGGAVTTAGVRDALAGHTVIYLEINAAEGVRRTSGPTVRPLLAGPDRGEKFKALMTQRVPLYRRVATLRVNTNRRNPGAVVRYIVERLENSETSRHQRRRRRPPWRRTPTTLTPAPTTEAPPSPAELAAKKAPGPHA; encoded by the coding sequence ATGGCGCCGAAAGCCGTCCTGATCGGATTGCCCGGATCGGGTAAGTCGACGATCGGCCGTCGGCTGGCCAAGGCGATGAATCTCACGCTGCTCGACACCGACGCCGCGATCGAGGAGACCACCGGCCGCACCATCGCCGACATCTTCGCCACCGACGGTGAAGAAGAGTTCCGTCGCATCGAGGAGAACGTCATCCGGTCCGCGCTGAAGACCCACGACGGAGTGCTGTCCCTCGGCGGGGGAGCAGTGACAACCGCGGGTGTCCGCGACGCGCTCGCCGGCCACACCGTCATCTACCTGGAGATCAACGCCGCGGAGGGCGTACGCCGCACCAGCGGACCCACGGTGCGGCCGTTGCTGGCCGGCCCTGACCGCGGCGAGAAATTCAAAGCGCTGATGACTCAACGCGTTCCGCTGTACCGGCGGGTGGCCACACTGCGGGTCAACACCAACCGGCGTAACCCCGGCGCGGTCGTCCGTTACATCGTCGAGCGGCTCGAGAACTCCGAGACGTCGCGCCATCAGCGACGTCGCCGTCGTCCACCATGGCGTCGAACCCCCACGACGCTGACACCGGCCCCGACAACCGAGGCGCCTCCGTCGCCCGCGGAACTGGCGGCCAAGAAAGCGCCCGGTCCACATGCCTGA
- a CDS encoding DUF1097 domain-containing protein, whose product MDSRSALTLSIGVLGGLAVALTAEVITVPIWVVFLTWASFFFVGGGVTGWVRSLSSNLVGVLIASASLYAAHLMGGGLWMTALAVGVGSAVMVQASWVPLLSTTPAVVVGFASTVSTVAGTGNTITVTSISHPGLVAAMACLLGASFGLLSEYLANALTREPAKEGSPAQ is encoded by the coding sequence ATGGATTCACGATCCGCATTGACACTGAGCATCGGGGTGCTCGGCGGGCTGGCGGTGGCCCTGACCGCAGAGGTCATCACCGTCCCGATTTGGGTGGTCTTCCTGACGTGGGCGTCGTTCTTCTTCGTCGGCGGCGGAGTCACCGGATGGGTGCGCTCACTGTCCAGCAATCTCGTCGGGGTGCTGATCGCGTCGGCGAGCCTGTACGCCGCCCACCTGATGGGCGGTGGCCTCTGGATGACCGCGCTTGCGGTCGGTGTCGGCAGCGCGGTGATGGTCCAGGCGTCCTGGGTGCCGCTGCTGTCGACGACGCCCGCGGTGGTCGTCGGGTTCGCGAGCACCGTGTCGACGGTCGCCGGGACCGGCAACACCATCACCGTGACGTCGATTTCGCATCCCGGACTCGTCGCGGCCATGGCGTGCCTGCTCGGTGCGTCGTTCGGGCTGCTGTCCGAATACCTGGCCAACGCCCTGACCCGTGAACCCGCGAAGGAAGGTAGCCCCGCGCAATGA
- a CDS encoding DUF3237 domain-containing protein codes for MTAVAPVDQLPLIDTLPVEYLFDMHVDLAPAQPITTPVGARMTFITTGGVIDGPRLQGEVLPGGGDWLLVGGDGAGRVDVRATLKTHDGVLIHYEARGIIKVPADGLQRLAAGEVLPFDQTYVRTTPTFETADERYAWLSELVAVGYNVLSPNHIDYRIYRVL; via the coding sequence ATGACGGCGGTAGCCCCGGTCGACCAGTTGCCGCTGATCGACACATTGCCGGTCGAGTACCTCTTCGACATGCACGTCGATCTCGCTCCCGCGCAACCGATCACGACACCGGTCGGTGCGCGGATGACCTTCATCACGACGGGCGGCGTCATCGACGGGCCTCGACTGCAGGGAGAGGTCCTGCCCGGCGGTGGCGACTGGCTGCTGGTCGGCGGCGACGGGGCGGGCCGCGTCGACGTCCGCGCCACCCTGAAGACCCACGACGGCGTGCTGATCCACTACGAGGCGCGCGGGATCATCAAGGTCCCCGCCGACGGGCTGCAGCGGCTCGCCGCCGGCGAGGTGCTGCCGTTCGACCAGACCTATGTGCGGACCACGCCGACGTTCGAGACCGCAGACGAACGCTACGCGTGGCTGTCCGAGCTGGTCGCCGTCGGCTACAACGTCCTGTCGCCCAACCACATCGACTACCGCATCTATCGGGTGTTGTGA
- a CDS encoding nitrile hydratase accessory protein → MTLHETCTTDQAAPQFEHEWQRRAFGLALALSEFGHYEWSDFQQSLIDTIGRWEHTPEAERGEWDYYDHWVTALAKVVDDHHLLTNPAIANGDDHD, encoded by the coding sequence ATGACGCTGCATGAGACGTGCACGACCGACCAGGCGGCGCCACAGTTCGAGCACGAATGGCAACGGCGGGCATTCGGGCTGGCTTTGGCGCTGTCGGAGTTCGGTCACTACGAGTGGAGCGACTTCCAGCAGAGCCTGATCGACACGATCGGCCGGTGGGAGCACACGCCCGAGGCCGAGCGCGGCGAGTGGGACTACTACGACCACTGGGTGACCGCGCTCGCCAAGGTGGTCGACGACCACCATCTGTTGACCAATCCGGCGATCGCGAACGGAGACGACCATGACTGA
- a CDS encoding CbtB domain-containing protein has protein sequence MTEARPISAARIDVSAVAAAAWLTGTAFLALLVLYVVGLDQGATSILGSDTHIHEFVHDARHLLGYPCH, from the coding sequence ATGACTGAGGCCCGGCCGATCAGTGCCGCACGCATCGATGTCAGCGCCGTGGCGGCCGCCGCCTGGCTGACCGGAACCGCGTTCTTAGCGCTACTGGTGCTGTACGTGGTCGGACTGGATCAGGGCGCCACGTCAATCCTCGGCTCGGACACCCACATTCACGAATTCGTCCACGACGCGCGGCACCTGCTGGGCTATCCCTGTCACTGA
- a CDS encoding prepilin peptidase, which translates to MGAGSICVLVWFVVLCWYDVTQRRLPNWLTVPGAVAVLAWAAATGHGVPAFAGAATLFAIYLALHLIAPAAMGAGDVKLAIGIGALTGAFGVDVWVLAALAAPLVTAAWAIVVKLGSAVRTVPHGPSMCVTAALAAAPVMV; encoded by the coding sequence ATGGGGGCGGGGAGTATCTGCGTGCTGGTCTGGTTCGTCGTGCTCTGCTGGTATGACGTCACACAGCGGCGGCTGCCGAATTGGTTGACGGTGCCCGGTGCGGTCGCGGTTCTGGCCTGGGCCGCCGCGACGGGCCACGGTGTGCCTGCTTTCGCCGGTGCCGCAACGCTGTTCGCGATCTACCTCGCGCTGCACCTGATCGCCCCGGCGGCGATGGGCGCCGGGGACGTCAAGCTCGCGATCGGAATCGGGGCGCTGACCGGTGCATTCGGCGTCGACGTATGGGTGCTCGCCGCACTGGCTGCGCCGCTGGTGACGGCGGCCTGGGCCATCGTCGTCAAGCTGGGCAGCGCGGTGAGAACCGTGCCACACGGGCCGTCGATGTGCGTGACGGCGGCCCTAGCCGCGGCGCCCGTCATGGTGTGA
- a CDS encoding shikimate dehydrogenase encodes MIAARKAAVLGSPIAHSRSPQLHLAAYRALGLDGWTYERIECTADQLPVLVGDFGPEWVGVSVTMPGKFAALRFADERTPRAELVGSANTLVRSDNGWRADNTDVDGVTGALGQASGRAAVLGSGGTAPAVVVGLAELGVQDISVVARNRDKAEPLLALAASVGAQARWIELGTPLTDIDVVVSTIPADVAAAHVDTLAAVPVLLDAIYDPWPTPLAAAVEAAGGRVISGLEMLLNQAFAQVEQFTGLPAPRDAMRAAIDDR; translated from the coding sequence GTGATCGCCGCACGCAAGGCCGCTGTACTCGGGTCACCCATCGCGCATTCCCGATCACCGCAGCTGCATCTCGCCGCCTACCGCGCCCTCGGCTTGGACGGCTGGACCTATGAGCGGATCGAGTGCACCGCGGATCAGTTACCCGTTCTGGTAGGCGACTTCGGTCCCGAGTGGGTGGGTGTGTCGGTGACGATGCCCGGCAAGTTCGCGGCATTGCGATTCGCCGACGAACGCACTCCACGTGCCGAATTGGTGGGCTCGGCCAATACTCTGGTGCGCTCGGACAACGGATGGCGTGCCGACAACACCGATGTCGACGGCGTCACGGGCGCGTTGGGACAGGCGTCGGGTAGAGCAGCAGTGCTCGGTTCGGGCGGTACCGCGCCAGCCGTGGTTGTGGGTCTGGCAGAGCTTGGCGTGCAGGATATTTCGGTCGTCGCGCGCAACAGGGACAAAGCGGAGCCGCTGCTGGCGCTCGCGGCGAGTGTCGGTGCGCAGGCGCGTTGGATCGAGTTGGGCACACCGCTGACCGACATCGATGTGGTCGTCAGCACCATCCCCGCCGACGTCGCTGCGGCGCACGTCGACACGCTGGCCGCGGTGCCCGTTCTGCTGGACGCGATCTACGATCCGTGGCCCACCCCGCTGGCGGCGGCCGTCGAGGCCGCGGGCGGGAGGGTGATCAGCGGTCTGGAGATGCTGCTGAACCAGGCCTTCGCCCAAGTCGAACAGTTCACGGGCCTGCCTGCGCCCAGGGACGCGATGCGGGCGGCGATCGACGACCGCTAG
- a CDS encoding endolytic transglycosylase MltG: MSDDWGRERVEPDWRSERVEPMAVGPPRRRRTRADRLREARGRRKRRLASGLALGILIVVVLGVVFLGSKLWHGVFGTGSDFTGDGVSDVVIQVHEGDSTTAIGQTLQDQNVVATSAAFVSAAQGNAAISAIQPGFYKVRTEIPAANAVERLADPQNRVGKLVIPEGRQLDDIRDVKTNAVTDGILSLISKATCVDLDGERNCVAADALKESAKTAEPSALSVPEWAIGPVNAMGDDHRRLEGLIAPGSWNIDPSAPPQDILSTLIDASATQYAQGGLLDTAKAMNMSPYQILTVGSLVQREATPEDFAKVARVIYNRLGENRTLEFDSTVNYPLDRIEVATTDGDRGQHTSWNTYVRPGLPATPICSPGQPALAAAEKPEPGDWLYFVTIDKQGTTLFTRDYQQHLANIELAMRNGVLDSSR; this comes from the coding sequence ATGTCTGACGATTGGGGCCGCGAACGCGTAGAGCCCGACTGGCGATCCGAACGGGTGGAGCCGATGGCCGTCGGCCCACCACGGCGCCGAAGGACCCGCGCGGACCGGTTGCGGGAGGCGCGCGGGCGGCGTAAGCGCCGACTGGCCAGCGGATTGGCCCTCGGGATCCTGATCGTGGTCGTTCTCGGCGTGGTCTTCCTCGGATCGAAACTGTGGCATGGGGTGTTCGGCACGGGCAGCGACTTCACCGGTGACGGCGTCAGCGACGTGGTGATTCAGGTCCATGAAGGGGATTCCACGACAGCGATCGGGCAGACCCTTCAGGACCAGAACGTGGTGGCCACGTCAGCCGCATTCGTCTCCGCCGCTCAGGGAAACGCCGCCATCTCGGCGATCCAGCCCGGCTTTTACAAGGTCCGCACCGAAATTCCTGCCGCCAACGCCGTTGAGCGGCTTGCCGATCCGCAGAACCGGGTGGGCAAACTGGTGATCCCAGAAGGGCGTCAGCTCGACGACATCCGGGATGTGAAGACCAACGCCGTCACCGACGGCATTCTCAGCCTGATATCCAAGGCGACGTGTGTGGACCTCGACGGTGAGCGCAACTGTGTCGCCGCGGACGCGCTCAAAGAGTCGGCGAAAACGGCCGAGCCGTCGGCGCTGTCGGTTCCTGAATGGGCCATCGGTCCGGTCAACGCGATGGGCGATGACCACCGCAGGCTGGAGGGGTTGATCGCCCCGGGATCGTGGAACATCGATCCGTCCGCGCCGCCACAGGACATCCTCTCGACGTTGATCGACGCCAGCGCAACGCAATACGCGCAGGGCGGGCTGCTCGACACCGCGAAGGCGATGAACATGTCGCCGTATCAGATCCTGACCGTCGGGTCGCTGGTGCAGCGGGAGGCCACCCCGGAAGACTTCGCCAAGGTGGCGCGGGTCATCTACAACCGGCTGGGGGAGAACCGCACGCTGGAATTCGACTCCACGGTGAACTACCCGCTAGACAGGATCGAAGTGGCGACCACCGACGGTGACCGTGGGCAGCACACGTCCTGGAACACCTATGTGCGGCCGGGACTTCCGGCCACGCCCATCTGTTCGCCGGGACAGCCCGCGCTCGCGGCGGCGGAGAAGCCCGAGCCGGGAGACTGGCTGTACTTCGTCACCATCGACAAGCAGGGCACCACCTTGTTCACCCGGGACTATCAGCAGCATCTGGCGAATATCGAACTCGCGATGCGCAACGGTGTCCTCGACTCCTCGCGGTGA
- the aroC gene encoding chorismate synthase, whose amino-acid sequence MLRWTTAGESHGRALVAVVEGMIAGVHVTTDDIAGQLARRRLGYGRGARMKFEQDQVTMLAGVRHGVTLGGPIAIEVGNTEWPKWETVMAADPVDEAVLAESARNAPLTRPRPGHADYAGMLKYGFDDARPVLERASARETAARVAAGTFARALLREALGVEVLSHVISIGASKPYDGPPPQFSDLPAIDESPVRAFDEAAAQSMIAEIEAAKKDGDTLGGIVEVVVHGLPVGLGSFTSGDNRLDSQLAGAVMGIQAIKGVEIGDGFETARRRGSVAHDEMYPGADGVMRSTNRAGGLEGGMTNGQPLRVRAAMKPISTVPRALATVDMATGDEAVAIHQRSDVCAVPAAGVVVETMVALVLARATLEKFGGDSLTETRANVDNYLRAVTEREPAGGQKRSDPGISTAQPVQAPG is encoded by the coding sequence GTGTTGCGATGGACTACAGCTGGTGAATCACACGGCCGCGCCTTGGTGGCGGTGGTCGAAGGCATGATCGCCGGCGTCCACGTCACCACCGACGACATCGCCGGGCAGCTGGCCCGGCGGCGGCTGGGTTACGGCCGCGGCGCCCGGATGAAATTCGAGCAAGACCAGGTCACGATGCTCGCCGGCGTGCGCCACGGCGTCACGCTGGGTGGTCCGATCGCCATCGAAGTCGGCAACACCGAGTGGCCGAAGTGGGAGACGGTGATGGCGGCCGACCCCGTCGACGAGGCCGTGCTCGCGGAGAGCGCCCGCAACGCCCCGCTGACGCGGCCGCGGCCGGGCCACGCCGACTACGCGGGCATGCTCAAATACGGCTTCGACGACGCTCGACCCGTGCTGGAGCGCGCCAGCGCGCGCGAGACGGCCGCCCGGGTCGCGGCCGGTACCTTCGCCAGGGCGCTGCTGCGGGAGGCGCTCGGCGTCGAGGTGCTGTCGCATGTCATCTCGATCGGCGCGTCGAAACCCTATGACGGGCCGCCGCCACAGTTCTCCGATCTGCCGGCCATCGATGAGAGCCCCGTGCGCGCCTTCGATGAGGCGGCCGCGCAGTCGATGATCGCCGAGATCGAGGCCGCCAAGAAGGACGGTGACACACTCGGCGGAATCGTCGAGGTCGTGGTCCACGGCCTGCCCGTCGGACTCGGCTCGTTCACCAGCGGTGACAACCGCCTCGACAGCCAACTGGCCGGCGCGGTGATGGGCATCCAGGCCATCAAGGGTGTGGAGATCGGCGACGGCTTCGAAACGGCACGCCGTCGCGGCAGCGTCGCGCACGACGAGATGTACCCCGGCGCCGACGGTGTGATGCGTTCGACGAACCGGGCCGGCGGTCTGGAAGGCGGGATGACCAACGGTCAGCCGCTGCGAGTACGGGCGGCGATGAAGCCGATCTCGACCGTGCCGCGGGCGTTGGCCACTGTCGACATGGCTACCGGCGACGAGGCCGTCGCGATCCATCAGCGCTCCGACGTGTGCGCGGTGCCCGCCGCAGGTGTCGTCGTCGAGACCATGGTGGCACTGGTGCTGGCGCGCGCGACCCTGGAGAAGTTCGGTGGCGACTCCCTGACCGAGACGCGTGCCAACGTCGACAACTACCTGCGGGCGGTCACCGAGCGCGAACCTGCCGGCGGGCAGAAGCGAAGCGACCCGGGAATCAGCACAGCGCAGCCGGTGCAGGCGCCGGGCTGA
- the nthA gene encoding nitrile hydratase subunit alpha has product MSDQFQYPADRESASAAKVAALESLLIEKGVITGQTVDKVLSYFESEMTPLNGRKIVVKAWTDPGFAARVVVDTPAAIAELDLPEGMAGAEGEHLQAVANTPGVHNLIICTLCSCFPWPVLGLPPYWYKDPVFRSRAAREPRKVLGEIGVDLPAETEIKVWDSSGHSRWFVIPERPSDTDDFTDEMLMDLVTTESMMGVALAGPVK; this is encoded by the coding sequence ATGAGCGACCAGTTTCAGTATCCGGCGGACCGGGAGTCGGCCAGCGCAGCGAAAGTCGCTGCGCTGGAATCACTTCTGATCGAGAAGGGCGTGATCACCGGCCAGACCGTCGACAAGGTGCTGTCGTACTTCGAATCGGAGATGACGCCGCTGAACGGACGCAAGATCGTGGTGAAGGCATGGACGGATCCCGGCTTCGCCGCACGGGTGGTCGTCGACACGCCCGCCGCGATCGCCGAACTCGATCTGCCCGAGGGCATGGCGGGCGCCGAAGGTGAGCACCTGCAGGCCGTCGCGAACACTCCCGGCGTGCACAACCTGATCATCTGCACGCTCTGCTCGTGCTTCCCGTGGCCGGTGCTCGGACTGCCGCCGTACTGGTACAAGGACCCGGTGTTCAGGTCAAGGGCCGCGCGCGAGCCTCGCAAGGTGCTCGGGGAGATCGGCGTCGACCTCCCCGCCGAGACCGAGATCAAGGTCTGGGACAGCAGCGGACACTCACGCTGGTTCGTGATTCCCGAACGCCCCTCCGACACCGATGATTTCACCGACGAGATGCTGATGGATCTGGTGACGACGGAATCGATGATGGGCGTGGCGCTCGCGGGGCCGGTCAAATGA
- the aroB gene encoding 3-dehydroquinate synthase — protein MPEPVTVDVLVDPPYPVIIGTGLLGELERTLAGRHKVAILHQPTLGETAEAIRHTLSEKGIDAHRIEIPDAEKGKDLPVLGFIWEVLGRIGIGRKDAIVSLGGGAATDVAGFAAATWLRGIDIVHVPTTLLGMVDAAVGGKTGINTDAGKNLVGAFHQPAAVLVDIATLETLPRNELVAGMAEIVKAGFIADPVILDMIESDPQAAVDPKGQVLPELIRRAIAVKAEVVAADEKESQLREILNYGHTLAHAIERRERYEWRHGAAVSVGLVFAAELGRLAGRLDDDTADRHRNVLQALGLPVEYDADALPQLLEYMAGDKKTRAGVLRFVVLDGLGKPGRLEGPDPSLLAAAYSVIGKGAA, from the coding sequence ATGCCTGAGCCCGTAACCGTAGACGTCCTCGTCGACCCGCCGTACCCCGTGATCATCGGCACCGGTCTGCTCGGTGAACTGGAGCGCACTCTCGCCGGCAGACACAAGGTCGCCATCCTGCATCAGCCGACGCTTGGCGAGACCGCGGAAGCCATTCGGCATACCTTGTCGGAGAAGGGAATCGACGCACACCGCATCGAGATTCCCGATGCCGAGAAGGGTAAGGACCTGCCGGTGCTCGGCTTCATCTGGGAAGTGCTGGGCCGCATCGGCATCGGCCGCAAGGACGCGATCGTCAGTCTGGGTGGCGGCGCGGCCACCGACGTCGCCGGTTTCGCGGCCGCGACCTGGCTGCGAGGCATCGACATCGTGCATGTCCCGACCACGTTGCTGGGCATGGTCGACGCTGCGGTCGGCGGTAAGACCGGCATCAACACCGATGCGGGCAAAAACCTGGTGGGCGCGTTCCATCAGCCGGCCGCCGTGCTCGTCGACATCGCGACGCTGGAAACGTTGCCGCGCAACGAACTTGTGGCGGGTATGGCCGAAATCGTGAAAGCCGGCTTCATCGCCGACCCCGTCATCCTCGACATGATCGAGTCCGACCCGCAGGCGGCAGTGGACCCGAAGGGACAGGTGCTGCCCGAGTTGATCCGGCGGGCAATCGCGGTGAAGGCAGAGGTCGTCGCGGCCGACGAGAAGGAATCGCAGCTGCGCGAGATCCTCAACTACGGGCACACTCTCGCGCACGCGATCGAGCGGCGGGAACGCTACGAATGGCGCCACGGTGCCGCAGTGTCGGTCGGCCTGGTGTTCGCCGCCGAACTCGGCCGGCTCGCCGGCCGTCTGGACGACGACACCGCGGACCGACACCGGAACGTCCTGCAGGCGCTGGGCCTGCCGGTCGAATACGACGCCGACGCGCTGCCGCAGCTGCTGGAGTACATGGCGGGTGACAAGAAGACCCGCGCCGGGGTGTTGCGTTTCGTCGTGCTCGACGGACTCGGTAAGCCCGGACGCCTGGAGGGGCCGGATCCCTCGCTGCTGGCGGCGGCGTACTCGGTGATCGGAAAGGGGGCGGCATGA
- a CDS encoding nuclear transport factor 2 family protein, translated as MQIRQQDLPAISERYFAAWAAHDPDAIVALHTPDTRFWMHMGGEPVVGRDAVRDTFAEIFAQFPDFTFQTYRVIFGEDHWILDWALISGDIRFDCLDVVNVSPDGLVARKDTFVDAAQVQAALGVTA; from the coding sequence ATGCAAATAAGACAGCAAGACCTGCCAGCAATATCTGAGCGCTACTTCGCCGCGTGGGCGGCTCACGATCCCGACGCCATTGTGGCGTTGCACACGCCGGACACCCGATTCTGGATGCATATGGGTGGTGAACCCGTCGTCGGCCGCGACGCGGTCAGGGACACCTTCGCCGAGATCTTCGCCCAGTTCCCCGATTTCACGTTCCAGACCTACCGCGTGATCTTCGGCGAGGACCATTGGATTCTCGACTGGGCCCTGATCTCCGGCGACATCCGCTTCGACTGCCTCGACGTGGTCAACGTGTCGCCGGACGGGCTCGTCGCCCGCAAGGACACCTTCGTCGACGCCGCGCAGGTGCAGGCAGCGCTGGGCGTGACCGCATGA